From a region of the Triticum aestivum cultivar Chinese Spring chromosome 7D, IWGSC CS RefSeq v2.1, whole genome shotgun sequence genome:
- the LOC123168334 gene encoding protein FAR-RED ELONGATED HYPOCOTYL 3-like — protein MTLVDMILHYENAVVRIRENEARDDCTASQSLPVPVTSSRELEIAASHVFTPANFYMLQADLRKIGGMEIVEIKLGDGSQQYIVAWKNNRKSRFWVEYTPVNSAETIRCSCRRMIRKGLPCKHIFHVLKYLNISEIPKCLVLVRFTKDARLGLPARRTSDLLGFGWTGAAERMKYSQVSVLASEAMHAACKHPTLWDQLQESLKAVIAKSHEYDQLKENLSKKTADLSTCAIEYVDDGEGNIVEVHDPIKVSTKGATKVDENRPMSKNGRPLSYDEIRIRCGACKLLGHTKRSKKCKLNKKSVVGEEE, from the exons atgaccctggtggatatgattttgcactatgagaacGCCGTTGTACGTATCCGTGAGAATGAGGCACGAGATGATtgcacggcctcacagagtttaccggtgccagttactagctcgagggaacttgagatagctgcttctcacgtcttcactccagcaaacttctatatgttgcaagctGATCTTAGGAAAATTGGtggcatggagattgtagaaataaagctcggagacggatcacagcagtacatcgtggcctggaagaataaccggaagagccgtttttgggtggagtacactccagtaaattccgcagaaactataaggtgcagctgcagaagaatgattcgaaagggtctaccttgcaagcacatattccatgtactgaagtacttgaatatatctgaaataccaaagtgtttagttcttgtgcGGTTCACGAAAGAcgcaaggttgggactgcccgcCAGGCGCACAAGCGATCTGTTGGGATTTGGATGGACTGGAGCAGctgaaagaatgaaatatagccaggtcagtgtgttGGCTTCAGAAGCTATGCATGCAGCATGCAAACACCCAactttgtgggatcagttacaggagAGTTTGAAGGCCGTGATAGCTAAGAGCCATGAGTATGATCAGCTAAAGGAAAATTTGAGTAAGAAAACGGCTGATCTTAGTACTTGTGCAATTGAATATGTAGATGATGGTGAAGGCAACATAGTTGAAGTTCATGATCCTATTAAAGTATCAACGAAAGGTGCAACTAAGGTAGATGAGAACCGCCCTATGTCGAAAAATGGTAGGCCACTTTCGTACGACGAGATCAGAATCAGGTGCGGCGCATGCAAATTGCTAGGGCACACTAAACGcagcaagaaatgcaaactaaataAGAA AAGCGTGGTGGGCGAAGAAGAGTAG
- the LOC123168333 gene encoding heat shock cognate 70 kDa protein 2-like — translation MDMTLWPFKVIDGPGDKPKIAVQYMSEEKEFSAEDISSIVLIKMRDIAEAFLGRTIRNAVVSVPAYFNDSQRQATKEAGGLAGLNVMRIINEPTAAAIAYGLDKKVISVGEKNVLIFDLGGGTFDVSLITLEDLIFKVKSTAGDTHLGGEDFDNRMVDHFVEEFKRKNKKDISGNPRALRRLRTACERAKRTLSSTAQTTVEIDSLCEGINFYTTITRARFEELNIDLFRKCLVLVEKCLRDAKVDKSTVHDVVLVGGSTRIPKVQQLLQDFFNGKELCKNINPDEAVAYGATVQAAILSGEGNEKVQDLLLLDVAPFSLGMQTDEGVMTVLIPRNATIPAKKEQVFFTNKGQTNDIIKVYEGEGTRADNLLVKCEFSGIPPAPKGEYKITACFDIDANGILILNVSFEETTTGEKSQFTMNKTIEDRLIFKDRPFFLQALELLIFNLRNTIKDDKFASKLSADEKKVAEDAIDQAVHWLDNNKQATDDEYRKKKDELEIVSCPIIIKLPLKLGDEGSTDPCLARVLKAGEYLHSLHESGKACFHKLFPGGVEVVEDFAELPGILEGMAEKYEDRLRSAARGGAKTTCHGPRPGLGE, via the exons ATGGACATGACGTTGTGGCCCTTCAAGGTCATTGATGGACCTGGTGATAAGCCTAAGATAGCTGTTCAGTACATGAGCGAGGAGAAGGAGTTTTCTGCTGAAGATATCTCCTCCATTGTCCTCATCAAGATGCGTGACATTGCGGAAGCCTTCCTTGGCAGGACAATCAGGAATGCTGTTGTCAGTGTCCCTGCCTACTTCAACGACTCTCAGAGACAGGCCACCAAGGAAGCTGGAGGTTTGGCTGGTCTGAATGTTATGCGCATCATCAACGAGCCAACTGCTGCTGCTATTGCATATGGTCTTGACAAGAAGGTCATCAGCGTTGGTGAGAAGAATGTTCTCATCTTTGACCTTGGAGGTGGCACCTTTGATGTCTCCCTTATCACCCTTGAGGACCTCATCTTTAAGGTCAAGTCCACTGCTGGTGATACTCACCTTGGTGGCGAGGACTTCGACAACAGGATGGTTGATCACTTTgttgaagaattcaagaggaagaacaagaaggatatAAGTGGTAACCCCAGGGCTCTCCGTAGGCTAAGGACAGCTTGTGAGCGGGCAAAGAGGACCCTCTCCTCAACTGCACAGACCACCGTTGAGATTGATTCATTGTGTGAGGGCATTAACTTCTACACCACCATCACCCGTGCCAGGTTTGAGGAGTTGAACATTGACCTCTTCAGGAAGTGCTTGGTACTTGTGGAGAAGTGTCTGAGGGATGCTAAGGTGGACAAGAGCACTGTACATGATGTTGTCCTTGTTGGTGGCTCGACAAGGATCCCAAAGGTTCAACAGTTGCTTCAGGATTTCTTCAATGGCAAGGAGCTGTGCAAGAACATCAACCCTGATGAAGCTGTTGCCTATGGTGCAACTGTCCAGGCTGCCATCTTGAGTGGCGAGGGCAATGAGAAGGTCCAGGACCTCTTGCTACTGGATGTCGCACCTTTTTCTCTCGGTATGCAGACTGACGAAGGTGTCATGACAGTGTTAATTCCGAGAAACGCTACCATCCCGGCAAAGAAGGAGCAGGTCTTTTTCACCAACAAAGGCCAGACCAATGACATCATCAAGGTGTATGAGGGTGAGGGCACCAGGGCCGACAACCTGTTGGTAAAGTGTGAGTTCTCTGGCATCCCTCCTGCTCCCAAGGGTGAGTACAAGATCACAGCCTGCTTTGACATTGATGCCAATGGCATCCTGATTCTCAATGTCTCATTTGAGGAAACGACCACTGGGGAGAAGAGTCAGTTCACAATGAATAAGACTATTGAGGACAGGCTGATTTTCAAGGACAGGCCGTTCTTCCTGCAAGCACTTGAGCTCTTGATTTTCAACTTGCGCAACACCATCAAGGACGACAAGTTTGCCTCCAAGCTGTCTGCGGATGAGAAGAAGGTGGCCGAGGACgccatcgaccaggccgtccattgGCTGGACAACAACAAGCAAGCTACGGATGATGAGTACAGGAAGAAGAAGGATGAGCTGGAAATTGTGAGCTGCCCCATCATCATTAAGT TGCCCCTAAAGCTTGGTGATGAAGGCAGCACTGATCCGTGCCTGGCGCGTGTTCTTAAGGCTGGGGAGTATCTGCATAGCCTCCACGAGTCTGGGAAAGCATGTTTTCACAAGCTGTTTCCTGGGGGCGTGGAGGTTGTTGAAGACTTCGCCGAGCTGCCAGGAATCCTCGAAGGCATGGCGGAGAAATATGAAGATCGTCTGCGATCAGCGGCGAGGGGAGGCGCTAAGACGACATGTCACGGCCCGAGACCGGGCCTGGGAGAATGA